In Candidatus Cetobacterium colombiensis, the DNA window TCCGTGGTCAACGTGTCCGATTGTTCCAATGTTAACGTGCGGTTTGCTTCTTTCAAATTTTTCTTTAGCCATTTGAAATTTCCTCCTATTTTTTACTTTATATTTATATTTTCTTTTCTTTACAAAAAAAACCCGTTTAAAAAAAAATCCACACATATCCTTGAAACTGTTTCAGGTTAGTGTAGTATAAGTGGTGGTGAGAGAAGGATTCGAACCTTCGAAGGCAGAGCCGTCAGATTTACAGTCTGATCCCTTTGGCCGCTCGGGAACCTCACCATATCTTATTTAATTTTAATGGTACCCCGTAGGGGAATCGAACCCCTGTTTATAGAGTGAAAATCTATTGTCCTTACCACTGAACGAACGGGGCGTTCATGGTGCCGCTTATCGGAGTCGAACCAATCACCTACTGATTACAAGTCAGTTGCTCTACCAGATGAGCTAAAGCGGCATCCCTTCAGACATTTATAATTATACCCTATCATATAAAAAATGTCAACATTTTTTTTAAAAAAAAGAAGTAGAATAATTCTCTACTTCAGTTTTTATATATTTATATCTATTTTTTTAATTGAATAAGTAATTCTCTATATTGTTTAATCATAACTTTTGTCATCGATTTTTTTATAAGCTGATACCATTTAAACTTAACAGTTTCCATTCCTCTAACTGCATCAGCTAACATTTTAGTTAAAAACTCTTGCTCTTCATATGATAATTTTAATTCTGTTCTATCTTTTGAATCTGCAATTGATTTAACATAATCTAAGAATTGTCCTACATTTTGCATCCCTGCATTTACTGCAAATTGCTTCTTAACTTCCTCTATGAATTTAGATAAAAATTTCTTAGTTCCTTTGTCTAAAGATACAGAATATTTTCTTTTTCCTTTTCCGATTTTTTGAATTGAGTTCATCATTCCCATCATTGATGACATTGCATTCATTTGCATAGGGTTCATGTTATTTGGGTTTACCTTTTGTGCCTTCATTTTTTCCTCCAAAATTTTATAGTTTTCCAATAAGTTTCTCTATTTCTTCTTTTTTTATTGCTCCCTCTCTTAAAATTGTAGGGTTATCTTTTGTTAAATCTAATATTGTTGATTCTACCCCTAAAGGAGTTTCTCCTCCATCTACAATAAGATCTACTCTATCTATAAATTTTTCATTTAATTCATCATAACTCTTAGGTGTTCTTTCACCTGAGATATTTGCACTCGTTGTTGGAAGTATTCCTCCAACACTTTCGATTATATCTTGAGCTAATTTTAAAGCAGGTATTCTTATTCCTACAGTTAATCCATTTGAAACCATTATATCCGGAACATTATTTTTTTTATTTAAAATTATTGTTAAAGCTCCAGGCCAAAAATTCTTAGCCAATATATTTATGAGTTCCTTCTGTTTTTTATCAATCACTGCTATTTTTTCTATATATTCTACCTTACTTAAAAGTGCTATTAAAGGTGATTTAAAATTTCTTTCTTTAGCTTCATAAACTTTTTTTAGCCCTTTTATAGAATTGATACTTGCTGCTACTCCATAGACTGTATCAGTTGGATATACAATTATCCCATCATTATCTAAAATATTTTTTATGACTTTTATTTCAATATTGTCTTCTTTATATACAATTCTTTTCATAATAAATCCTTTTCCTCACCTTTATTTACTATAAATAATTTTATCATATAAAAATAAAAAAAGCTAGTACTATACTAGCTTTTCTATATGCTTTTACTTCTCAAATAACTCTGATACTGATTCGTTAT includes these proteins:
- a CDS encoding L-threonylcarbamoyladenylate synthase — protein: MKRIVYKEDNIEIKVIKNILDNDGIIVYPTDTVYGVAASINSIKGLKKVYEAKERNFKSPLIALLSKVEYIEKIAVIDKKQKELINILAKNFWPGALTIILNKKNNVPDIMVSNGLTVGIRIPALKLAQDIIESVGGILPTTSANISGERTPKSYDELNEKFIDRVDLIVDGGETPLGVESTILDLTKDNPTILREGAIKKEEIEKLIGKL